Sequence from the Maribellus comscasis genome:
GATTCAAAACAATATTTGATTTTCTGGTCAACCACAATTCCCGGAAGATTTCCTGAAACAGAGTCGGGAGGAGACTCCGGGTATAATCATAGAATGTATTGCGTTGTTACAGAGGATTTCAAGAATTTCAGCGATACAAAGCTTCTTTATGATCAAGGGTTTAATGTGATAGATGGAACATTGATTAAAGCAAAAAATAAATATGTACTTTTTCTAAAAAATGAAACCCGAACACCACCGGAAAAAAATATAAGAATTGCGACCAGCAAGAAATTAGCAGAAGGATACAGCCGTGCATCGGAGCCAATAACAGGTGATTATTGGGCGGAAGGACCCACTTCCGTAAAAATTGGGCAATATTGGATTGTTTATTTCGATAAATATACAGACCATAATATGGGCGCTATTCGTTCTGACGATATGGAAAACTGGGAAGATATTTCAGAAATGATCAACTTTCCTGAGGGTACCAGACATGGAACAGTTTTTAAAGTTTCAAACAAAGTTTTAAATAAGTTGAAGTAAAAAACGGTAAATAAAATTCATCTTGGCTGAAATAGGAAAAATCAATACGCTAAAAGTTGTCAGGGAAACAGACAATGGGTTATATCTTGACGGAGAAAACCTGGGGGAAATATTAATGCCTCAAAAGTTTGCTACCAAAGAGATTCGTGAAAACAATGAGGCCGTTGTATTTGTATATTCCGATTCGGAAGACAGATTGGTAGCAACCACAGAAAATCCCTTGGCAAAAGTGGGGGAATTTGCATATTTAAAAGCAGTGGCAACAAGTCGGTTTGGAGCTTTTTTAGATTGGGGGCTTCCCAAAGATTTACTCGTGCCATTCAGCGAGCAAAAAAATAAAATGGAAGTGGGGAAATATTATTTGGTTTACTTATTTGTCGATTTACTAACCAACAGAATTGCTGCCTCCGCAAAACTTAACAAGTTTTTGGATAATACACCGCCGGAATATAACCAGGGCGAAAAGGTACAATTGACCATTGTTGAAGAAACCGATTTGGGATACAAAGCAATTGTTAACAACGAACATTGGGGGATTCTTTATAAAAATCAGGTTTTTATTCCCCTTTCAACAGGACAGAGAGTTACCGGATATATAAATAAGATCAGGGAAGACGATAAAATTGATTTACTTCTTGAAAAACCCGGTTACGAGAAAATTGATTCTATTTCTCAAAAAATATTGGATGTTTTAAATGAAAACCGGGGATTTATTGCGCTTACTGATAAATCTTCTCCCGAAATGATTCAAGCCATGCTTGGAATTAGTAAAAAGAACTTTAAAAAGGCCCTGGGAAATCTGTATAAAAAGCGAATGATTGAGTTTAAGTCAGATGGAATCAGACTGCTTGATTAACTCGGAAGACTCCTTTTCTTAATAATCCGATTTCCATTTTTTTGATTTACGTGTTTGTGTTGCGTATTGATTTATAGTTCGATACGAATAGGCTTTGTTTTTTTGAATAATGAGTGTCATATTTACGTTTTTTTTTGAAATTATCTTTTTATTCACTATGTTCGTTTAAAAATAAAACTTAATGAACCATAAAACCAATAAGATGTATTTCAAAAAAATTTTAGGCGGATTTCTAGTACTGGTCTCTTTTTTTGCAACAGCACAGAACAAAATCGTTGTAAATACTGATCTGGGAAAAGAAACCATCAGTAAAGATATTTACGGTCACTTTTCCGAGCACCTGGGGCACTGCATTTATGGCGGTTACTGGGTGGGCGAAGATTCAAATATTCCGAACACAAATGGGATAAGAAATGATGTAGTTGAAGCATTAAAAGAAATTGGCATTCCAAATTTACGTTGGCCTGGCGGCTGTTTTGCCGATGAATATCACTGGATGGATGGAATTGGCCCGCGTGATGAACGCCCCACCATGATTAATACGCATTGGGGAGGTGTAACCGAAGATAACAGTTTTGGGACACATGAGTTTTTAGAGCTTTGCAGCCAGTTGGATTGTGAACCTGTGATATGCGGAAATCTTGGAAGCGGAACTCCGCAAGAGATGTCACAGTGGGTTGAATATTTGAATTCAGGTAATGTAAGTCCAATGACTGATTTGAGAAAGGCAAACGGCAGAGAAGAGCCCTGGGGTGTGAAATACTGGGGTGTTGGAAATGAAAGCTGGGGCTGTGGCGGAAATATGACAGCCCAGTTTTATGCCGATAACATGCGCCGGTTTTCAACCTTTACAAAGAACTACGGTGAAAATCGTTTGTACAAAGTAGCATGTGGTCCTAACGTTGACGATTATAACTGGATGGAAACTTTAATGAAAAACGGAAATCCCGGGGGAAGTTTTCAGGGAATTTCGCTTCATTATTATACCGTTTGTCACACATGGAGACAAAAAGGTTCGGCTACTCAGTTCGACGAAAAGGAGTATTTTACCACCATGGATAAAACCCTTTTTATGGACGAGTTGCTTCGGAATCATATAACAATAATGGATAAGTACGATCCACGAAACAGGGTCGGTCTGATTGTAGACGAATGGGGGAACTGGCATGATGTTGAGCCGGGAACCAATCCGGGCTTTTTGTATCAGCAAAATACCCTTCGCGATGCAATGGTAGCATCGGTAAACCTCGATTTGTTCAATAAATATTGCAGAAGGGTTAAAATGGCCAATATCGCGCAAACCGTAAATGTGTTGCAGGCAATGATTTTAACACAGGACGGGGAAATGGTAAAAACACCTTCGTATTATGTCTTTAAAATGTATAAAGTTCATCACGATGCAACGCTTTTGCCTTCTGACGTAACTTGTGATAACTATACCTACGAAGAAGAATCGGTTCCGGCGCTCTCGACAACAGCATCTAAAGCTGCCGACGGAAAAATACATATAACCATTAGTAACCTGGACCCACACAACAGTAAGGAAGTTCTTTGTGAAATGCGCGGAACAGAAAAATTATCTTTTGTAACAGGAAGTATAGTAACCGGGGATAAAATAAACTCATACAACGATTTTGGGAAAAAAGAAGAAGTCTCTTTAAAAGAATTTAAAGACGTAAAAGTAAACGGTAATTCGTTAACTGTAAAAATGCCCGCTAAATCGGTTGTAATGGTCGAACTGAATTAAGAAACCATTAATTGCATCATTTCAGATAAATAGTCGGATTTTGAAAAAGATTCGGCTATTTTTTATAAAGTATGATCCAGTTGCTGATTAATGAGTTTAAAATTTAATTTTCTTTGGCCAAGTATATTTATGTAGTCTATACAATTGAGGTAGTGAAACTCATTTTTGTTTCCAAATACCTGAAAAGACCTCACAATCCAGTCTATAGCAGCTTCCAAATCACCCTGCATTTCACAGGCAACGCCGAGGTTATACATTGATTTTGCTGCGATTTTTTTGTTGGGATTATTTACATTGGCTTTCCATATTTCAGCAGCCTCGAGCCATTTCCCCTCTTCTACCAACTGTTTTGTTTTTTGTAGTTCTACATGCCCCGAAATGTAATAAAGCCTTTGTACTGTAATCCAATGAGGAATAAGTTTTTCAGCCAGTCTGATTCCCATTACATCAGCTGCGTTTAATACAGCATCTCTTCGTGGCGGAAGATTTTTTTCTACATATGCTTTAATTTCTTCCTGACTGTCCCACGTTAAAGTATCAAGCTGGTCGTAAAAAAAAGCAGATTTAAAGGTTCTTAAATTATAGAAGTTCCATAATCCAACTCCGTAAACTGAGGTATTACCATAGTAATGATTTGTTGGCAGCTTTTGCACAAGTTCAACATCGATGGAAGAAAAATAGTCAAGTGAAATAAGCAAATCGGCATCTGTTGAATCCGCAATTTCTTTTAGATCTTCTGTGGTATATAATCCAAGTTTTGGGTCCAATATTTTAGCAGTTTGTTTTTCTTTTCCTCCGGTCAGGTTCTGTCTTGCTATTTGACTTAGCAATAAGACAGAAGGATACAAAACATATTCTTCTAATTTTGACGTGTCAGCTTCAGGAAGGTGAACCAGGGAATCAATAATATAATACTGCGAGTTGCCATTCTCGCTTAATTCAATAATGGAATCGAAATAAATTTGTTTATTCAGATTTTCAATAGCAGAGTTAAAATAAATTTTGGCAGCCAGACTATCTAATTTTGTGGTATCGACGTGAGCCTCCGAATTTATATAATAAGTACTGTTGTTTAAATAATAAGAATCCATGATATTGTTGTACCGGATGGCTGCGGTTGAATATTTTTCAGGAAGAATAAGTTTTCCCGGTTCAACCACTTCAATATCAATCATACTGTAATTGTAAAGTGTGTTACAACCTTGTAATGCTCCTAACGTAAGGATTAGGAGCAGAAAATACAGGTTTGGTCTCATTTAGTTTTGGCTATTTAGTTTAGCAATGTCTTTTTTTCTTTGTTTTAATATATTCTGATACAAAAGTATCATTTTCAAATCTTCTTTATTCCGGTATTCAACTGCCAGGTTTTGAGCTGCATTTGCCCAACGGGAGGCCATTTCGATATCATCTTTCATTTCGTAGGCCAATGCTAAATTATAACGGGCGTTTATTGCCAGTTTGCCGTTATTGTCTGAAGCATATTTTTCCCACAAAGGAATAGCCTTGTCCCAATCTCCTTCACTAATATAATTAGCCGCCTGTTCAAAGTCGGGGAGTGGTGGTATGGAATACATCCTTTTTACGGTTTGCCACGATGCAAAAAAGCGTTTCGAGTAATTTTCCCCACTTAATTGCGACGCAATTCTCAATGCTGTTTCGCGTGGAGGCAATTGATAATTTTTGTTGTAATTTCCGCTTTCATCGTATCCGTTCCAAAAAACCGTGTCGATTAACGCTTTTCTTTCCACCAGGTTTTCCCGAGCCGGGTCAAACACTGCCCAAACATTTGCAGTAATCACTTCGTTCGATTTTGGCGATTCGTAACTTTCTGAGTATTCAGAGAAAAAATACGAGAATGTTTCCAGCGAAATCAACAAATCGGCTTGAGTTGTTTCTGTAATTTGTTTGACCAGATCAAAATTTAGCGGAGGGAGTTTGCTTCCCGAATGTCTTTTAAAAGAATGATAAGGCATGATTTTAATATCAGCAAAAGCATTTTTTGTTTTCAGGTTCTTGGCTAATTCACTCAAACATGCGGTAACCAGAACACTATCGAGTTTATCCGGATTTGTGCGGGCTTTTCGAAGCTGGTAGTCATCTTTGTAATAACGTTGAAGTGTATCAGCCGGATATTTGAAATTTCGGTAAACCAAAACTACACTTTGGGCATCAGAAGGTACCGGGATATCGCCGGGTTTATAAATATCAATCGGATATTCTTTGTAAACGGTGCACGAAGAGAAAATGGCAATGGTAAAGGTGAGTAGGATAAATCGGTTCATGGCTTTAATTTTTTAAGTTCATTTTTCCTTTTCTGAAGTGTTTCCAAATAGGTATAAGTTTGCGACCTGAACATTGTTTCATATGATTTTACCGCCCATGCGACAGCCTGATCTATATCTCCCAATATTTCGTATGCTACTGCAATATTAAACTGTGCTTTACTTTTTATTGATTTTGAATCGCTGCTATTTTCCAACTCCTGCCACACAGCGACGGCTGCTTCCCATTCTCCGTTTTTAGCCAAACTTGCGCCATGTTCCAACTCATCCGGGCCTGAGGAAAAGTAGGTTCTTCTTTCGCTCCGCCACTGGGTACTTATTTTATCGGAAAGATCGAGTGCAATTGCGATTCCGGCTTCTGTTAAAGCTTGCTTTACCGGTGTAAAATGGCCAAAAAGTTGCCTTGCATTAATATCCGCATCTTCCCAAATTAATGTGTCCCGCAAAAATTCGCGCATAATTACTTTTTCTTGCTCCGGATCGTAAACGCGAAACATAACCTCATAGTTGATTTGCATTTGTGCAGCGGACGCTTCAAAATAGTTGTCGCTTACCGGATCATAAAATGTTTCCCTACCGTAATCAGTTTCAAGTGTAGTTTTATAGTAGTCCATGGATAAAACTGCATCGGTATTGTATGTCTTACACAAGTTTTTAACCTCTTCCCACGACATCTCATAACTTAGAAACGAGTTTTTTCTGAAGTCGAGAAAACGATCGACCGGAATAACATAATCGTACCTTCCCGACTCAAATAATAGTTCACCCAATGCTTTCATGGTTGTATCAACAGCCTGCAAATCATAAATCGTAGTATCGAGATTAAACTGTTTTCTGAAAAATATATTTTGCAGAGAATCGGACTCAAGATTTTGATATTGATCATCCATTGTCCGGTTTACTATTGTTAAACTCCTTATGTTGGCAGGAAGTTCCTTGCTTCCGGGTTGCGGAATTTCAATGGTCAGATTTTGTGTCGTTACACACGAAACAAAAGTGACTGCAAAAATTATTATTGAAATAAATTTTAGTGCTCTTTTTAATTGTTGTTCCATATGCTCATGAAACCTTTTAATAAATACCCCAATATTTCCTCAAAAACCATTCCACGCTCAATAGTATTAGTACAACAGCAAACAGCCATCGCAGGTTTAGCAGTTCATTTATCATTTCCTGAAAATAGACAGATGGTTTTAGTTTCTGGTTGTTTTTTATATCGCTGACCAACTGAGAAGTTTGCCCGGGATGATAAAATTTCCCACCACTTAATCCGGCAAGTTGATAAAGGACCTGATGATTTGCTTTACTCAATGTGTTTTCAATATTTACAGCAATTACAGTAAAACTACCCGTTTCTGTAAATGTTTCGTTACCAATATTTACCTCTGCGTTAAAGGAGTAATCCCCCTCCGGGAGGTGTCCCGCATTTAAAAAATAGTTGTCGTTTTGCTCGTCAAAAGTAAAATCAAATTCCTCGCCGGCTTCGTTTAGAATTTTGATTTTGACCTCTTCAGTTGTAATTTTTTCATACGATTCATTGTATACTTCCGCCCTGAAAATAACCTCTTCGGTTTCTGCATAAACCGGTTGGAAATTTATAATAAAATTATCTTCATTTTCGCGTAATGCGAGATACTGAACAAGTTGGTTTATCAGTTCATTAAACTGTGCCTGGCTTTGTTCAAAATAATAGTTATACAGTCGCCAGCGCCAAAGACCTTCACCAAAAATAAAACCGCTTTTTCTTCCATTTATATTTCCCGTTATAATGAGTGGTTTGGCTGTTTCAATATTTTTAATTTTTTGGTAGAAAAGTGTGGAGAACTCAGGATTTATTTCATAATCTGCAAAAGGGGCGAGCAGCGGAGGAAAACGTCGGGCTATTTCTGTTAGTTCTTCACTCAGCGTGAAAATGCGATATCCGGGGTTTATTGTTGCCTGCACTTCCTCCCCTGAACTGGCCAGCGGTGTAACCTTCGCTCCCTGGTCCAATGCATTTAGCTGCGGTAAAAAGGTTTTATTTCCCACAATAAACAAAAGAGGCAACCGGTTTTCCTCAGCCTTGCTGATGATGGTTGCAGCTGATTTTGATGCGCTTGGCAACTGATTTAAAATGATAAGGTTAAAGTTTTCCAGATTAGACGGATAAGGCTCGTTAGTAAAAACAGAGACTTCATAGGTTTGCTGCAAATCGAGAGTGTTTTTTATTGCCCCGATATCGGGGTGTGGCCCGTCAGAAAGAATCAGAATTTTTTGTTTGTTTTCCAATACATTTATAACAAAATCCGATTTATTGTTGTCTGTATTTTTTTCTTCTTCTGCGTATTCTATTTGTACCGAAAAGTGTTTTAACCCGGGTGAGCCAGCCTCCAGAATAAATTCCTGCATAACAAAATAATCATCGTTGACCGGAGTGATAACCTTTTCTGTAACTTCGGTTTTATCTTCGTATACTGTTAACCTGAGTGATATATTTCTCAATTTTGAAAAATAGGTTTCAACTTCTACCGGAAAGCGGTTTCCGGAGAATGCTGTTCGGTTTACCCTGATGTTTTCGATTCGGGCATCTGTCGTCTCAAGTGTATCACCTAAGCCAATGGTATAAACCGGGTAATTTATCTCATCAGCAAGGTTTACAGGATTTTTTCCCCGGTTGTATATTCCGTCACCTGCAATAACAACTGCGCCAATATTTTCATTAAAATGATTGTTGTTTATGGTTGAAATCAGTTCGCTGTAATTTGAATTTTTATCTTCAAAATCCGGTTCGCTTGTTAATCTTGTATTTTCACCAAAAGCATAACTTACAATGCTGTAGGAATTCCCCAATTCATCAGAAATTTGTTGCCGGGTGTTATTAATTTCATTTTTTATCCGGCCGGAATCCGGCACTGAAATCATAGATGCAGAATTATCCCACGCGGTAATGATTATCGGATTCTGAACAATTTTTTTTAGGTTTTTTATAAAAGGAGACAACAATAAAAATGCAATTAAAAAAGCCGAAATAAAACGCAATACACTCAGTATACGTATCTGATTTTTAGTTAATTCTTTATTGTTTGTGTTTTTATAATAAAGAACAACTACCAATACTGCAGCAGTAACAATTATAAACGGCAAAAATATAAACCAGTATTTTGTTCCAAAATCTATCAAGGCCAAGCCAAATTATATTAAGCCCGTAAATATACACAACTCCTTTTTTTAAATCGTGATTAATGCGTAATATTACAGGCTCATTTTATAAACAGTTTTATGATTCTCTGTAGTGAAACAAGAATATAAATTGAACACAAATGAAAAATATAGTCATTATTCTTCTTGTATTAGCAGTTGTTTCATGCGGCAAGAAATATAATCCCGATATAACAGTTGAAGATTTAAAAACAAATATAGAATATCTTGCATCTGATTCTTTAAAAGGCAGGAAAACAGGGGATGAAGGAGATCGTCTTGCTGCAGAATTTATTCGCACAAAATTTGAAAATGCGGGGCTGGACTTGTTATTTGATAATGGTTTTCAAAAGTTTAGCCTTGTAACTTCAGCGGAAGTGGGTGCGGGAAATACTTTTTCTGTTAATGAAATTTCGTTTGAAGTTGAAAGTGATTATTTGCCCTTCGCTTTTTCTGCAAATACTGAAGTTGAGGCGCCTGTTATTTTTGCAGGATATGGGATAGATATTGATAAAGATACGTTGAGGTGGAATGACTTTGCTGGTATCAATGCCAAAGGTAAATGGGTAATGGTTTTACAGGGCGACCCCGATATGGATAATCCGCAAAGCCCTTTTGTTGAGTTTTCTTCTGAACGTGCAAAAGCATTGACAGCTTCAGATAAAAATGCCGCCGGTTTAATTTTGGTGGCAGGCCCCTCTTTTAGTGAGAATGATGAACTTTCGTCGTTGTTTTTTGATAAGAACAGCAGCAGATATTCCATCCCGGTTATTCAGGTTACACGTGCAGT
This genomic interval carries:
- a CDS encoding glycoside hydrolase family 43 protein, giving the protein MTLKEIFIAFAFLFFLNVASAQKSNDVYMFSYFMGNGEDGLHLAYSYDGLKWDALKNNQSFLTPQVGIDKLMRDPCIISGPDGKFHMVWTVSWGEKGIGYASSEDLVHWSEQKYIPVMEHEPTARNCWAPEVFYDGDSKQYLIFWSTTIPGRFPETESGGDSGYNHRMYCVVTEDFKNFSDTKLLYDQGFNVIDGTLIKAKNKYVLFLKNETRTPPEKNIRIATSKKLAEGYSRASEPITGDYWAEGPTSVKIGQYWIVYFDKYTDHNMGAIRSDDMENWEDISEMINFPEGTRHGTVFKVSNKVLNKLK
- a CDS encoding alpha-N-arabinofuranosidase, which translates into the protein MNHKTNKMYFKKILGGFLVLVSFFATAQNKIVVNTDLGKETISKDIYGHFSEHLGHCIYGGYWVGEDSNIPNTNGIRNDVVEALKEIGIPNLRWPGGCFADEYHWMDGIGPRDERPTMINTHWGGVTEDNSFGTHEFLELCSQLDCEPVICGNLGSGTPQEMSQWVEYLNSGNVSPMTDLRKANGREEPWGVKYWGVGNESWGCGGNMTAQFYADNMRRFSTFTKNYGENRLYKVACGPNVDDYNWMETLMKNGNPGGSFQGISLHYYTVCHTWRQKGSATQFDEKEYFTTMDKTLFMDELLRNHITIMDKYDPRNRVGLIVDEWGNWHDVEPGTNPGFLYQQNTLRDAMVASVNLDLFNKYCRRVKMANIAQTVNVLQAMILTQDGEMVKTPSYYVFKMYKVHHDATLLPSDVTCDNYTYEEESVPALSTTASKAADGKIHITISNLDPHNSKEVLCEMRGTEKLSFVTGSIVTGDKINSYNDFGKKEEVSLKEFKDVKVNGNSLTVKMPAKSVVMVELN
- a CDS encoding DUF6340 family protein, which codes for MNRFILLTFTIAIFSSCTVYKEYPIDIYKPGDIPVPSDAQSVVLVYRNFKYPADTLQRYYKDDYQLRKARTNPDKLDSVLVTACLSELAKNLKTKNAFADIKIMPYHSFKRHSGSKLPPLNFDLVKQITETTQADLLISLETFSYFFSEYSESYESPKSNEVITANVWAVFDPARENLVERKALIDTVFWNGYDESGNYNKNYQLPPRETALRIASQLSGENYSKRFFASWQTVKRMYSIPPLPDFEQAANYISEGDWDKAIPLWEKYASDNNGKLAINARYNLALAYEMKDDIEMASRWANAAQNLAVEYRNKEDLKMILLYQNILKQRKKDIAKLNSQN
- a CDS encoding DUF6340 family protein encodes the protein MRPNLYFLLLILTLGALQGCNTLYNYSMIDIEVVEPGKLILPEKYSTAAIRYNNIMDSYYLNNSTYYINSEAHVDTTKLDSLAAKIYFNSAIENLNKQIYFDSIIELSENGNSQYYIIDSLVHLPEADTSKLEEYVLYPSVLLLSQIARQNLTGGKEKQTAKILDPKLGLYTTEDLKEIADSTDADLLISLDYFSSIDVELVQKLPTNHYYGNTSVYGVGLWNFYNLRTFKSAFFYDQLDTLTWDSQEEIKAYVEKNLPPRRDAVLNAADVMGIRLAEKLIPHWITVQRLYYISGHVELQKTKQLVEEGKWLEAAEIWKANVNNPNKKIAAKSMYNLGVACEMQGDLEAAIDWIVRSFQVFGNKNEFHYLNCIDYINILGQRKLNFKLINQQLDHTL
- a CDS encoding CvfB family protein is translated as MAEIGKINTLKVVRETDNGLYLDGENLGEILMPQKFATKEIRENNEAVVFVYSDSEDRLVATTENPLAKVGEFAYLKAVATSRFGAFLDWGLPKDLLVPFSEQKNKMEVGKYYLVYLFVDLLTNRIAASAKLNKFLDNTPPEYNQGEKVQLTIVEETDLGYKAIVNNEHWGILYKNQVFIPLSTGQRVTGYINKIREDDKIDLLLEKPGYEKIDSISQKILDVLNENRGFIALTDKSSPEMIQAMLGISKKNFKKALGNLYKKRMIEFKSDGIRLLD
- a CDS encoding DUF6340 family protein, giving the protein MEQQLKRALKFISIIIFAVTFVSCVTTQNLTIEIPQPGSKELPANIRSLTIVNRTMDDQYQNLESDSLQNIFFRKQFNLDTTIYDLQAVDTTMKALGELLFESGRYDYVIPVDRFLDFRKNSFLSYEMSWEEVKNLCKTYNTDAVLSMDYYKTTLETDYGRETFYDPVSDNYFEASAAQMQINYEVMFRVYDPEQEKVIMREFLRDTLIWEDADINARQLFGHFTPVKQALTEAGIAIALDLSDKISTQWRSERRTYFSSGPDELEHGASLAKNGEWEAAVAVWQELENSSDSKSIKSKAQFNIAVAYEILGDIDQAVAWAVKSYETMFRSQTYTYLETLQKRKNELKKLKP